From the Acidobacteriota bacterium genome, one window contains:
- a CDS encoding GYD domain-containing protein translates to MGTFIALLDYTDQGIRNIKNSPHRADQFNAMAEKAGARVVAQYWTIGSHDGVLIIEAPDDETAATILLSLGASGNVRTTTLRAYEWADAQGLIEKQ, encoded by the coding sequence TTACACGGATCAGGGGATACGTAACATCAAGAATTCTCCCCATCGGGCGGATCAATTCAACGCAATGGCCGAGAAGGCGGGGGCTCGAGTGGTCGCGCAGTACTGGACGATCGGATCTCACGACGGCGTGTTGATCATCGAAGCGCCGGACGACGAGACGGCCGCGACGATCCTTCTCTCGCTTGGAGCGTCGGGGAACGTCAGGACCACGACGCTGCGCGCGTATGAATGGGCCGATGCCCAGGGACTCATCGAGAAGCAATGA